From the Amycolatopsis thermoflava N1165 genome, one window contains:
- a CDS encoding cysteine desulfurase family protein: MTYLDHAATTPMSPSAIAAMSEALSTVGNASSLHSSGRRARRAVEEAREVIGEALGARPSEVIFTAGGTESDNLAVKGIFWARQAADPKRRRVLASAVEHHAVLDAVQWLADHAQAEVTWLDVDEHGRVLPETLRKAIEADPDDVALVTVMWANNEVGTVNPMAELAAICAEHDIPLHTDAVQAVGGVPVHFADSGVSALTLTGHKLGGPYGVGALVLSRDTECVPLLHGGGQERDVRSGTLDVPAIRAFATAVEEAVREQPRYAERVGGLRDALIEAVRREVPDVILNGMPTGEGRLPGIAHFTFPGCAGDSLLMLLDAKGIECSTGSACTAGVAQPSHVLLAMGADAASARGSLRFSLGHTSTPDDVDAVAREIAAVVARARQAGLSGLRKNKQEV; encoded by the coding sequence ATGACCTATCTCGACCACGCGGCGACCACCCCGATGTCGCCGTCCGCCATTGCGGCGATGAGCGAGGCGCTGTCCACGGTGGGCAACGCCAGCTCGCTGCATTCCTCCGGCCGCCGCGCGCGGCGGGCCGTCGAGGAGGCGCGGGAGGTCATCGGCGAGGCGCTGGGCGCCCGTCCGTCCGAAGTGATCTTCACCGCGGGCGGCACGGAGAGCGACAACCTCGCGGTCAAGGGCATCTTCTGGGCGCGCCAGGCCGCCGACCCGAAGCGCCGCCGCGTGCTGGCGAGCGCGGTCGAGCACCACGCCGTGCTGGACGCGGTGCAGTGGCTGGCCGACCACGCACAGGCCGAGGTCACCTGGCTCGACGTGGACGAGCACGGCCGCGTGCTGCCGGAGACCCTGCGCAAGGCCATCGAGGCCGACCCGGACGACGTGGCCCTGGTCACCGTCATGTGGGCGAACAACGAGGTCGGCACGGTCAACCCGATGGCCGAGCTCGCGGCGATCTGCGCGGAGCACGACATCCCGCTGCACACCGACGCCGTGCAGGCCGTCGGCGGCGTCCCGGTGCACTTCGCGGACAGCGGCGTCAGCGCGCTCACCCTCACCGGGCACAAGCTCGGCGGGCCCTACGGCGTCGGGGCGCTCGTGCTGTCCCGCGACACCGAGTGCGTGCCACTGCTGCACGGCGGCGGCCAGGAGCGCGACGTCCGCTCCGGCACGCTCGACGTGCCCGCCATCCGCGCCTTCGCGACGGCCGTCGAGGAGGCGGTGCGCGAGCAGCCCCGCTACGCCGAGCGGGTCGGCGGCCTGCGGGACGCGCTCATCGAGGCCGTCCGGCGCGAGGTGCCGGACGTGATCCTCAACGGCATGCCGACGGGCGAGGGCAGGCTGCCCGGCATCGCGCACTTCACGTTCCCCGGCTGTGCGGGCGACAGCCTGCTGATGCTGCTGGACGCCAAGGGCATCGAGTGCTCGACCGGCTCGGCGTGCACCGCGGGGGTCGCCCAGCCCAGCCACGTGCTGCTGGCGATGGGCGCCGACGCCGCGTCGGCCCGCGGCTCGCTGCGGTTCTCGCTCGGCCACACGTCCACTCCGGACGACGTGGACGCGGTGGCGCGGGAGATCGCGGCCGTGGTCGCGCGGGCGCGGCAGGCCGGGCTGTCCGGGCTGCGCAAGAACAAGCAGGAGGTGTGA
- a CDS encoding MFS transporter, whose product MIVEARARGVLWTAEHRTTTVASLLVVTLIAFESMGVATAMPTMVADLAGQRLYSWPFTAFLVASVVATVLSGRVCDRRGPAVPMVAGPALFLAGLVVAGTATDMGFLLAGRVLQGLGSGTVLVAVSLLIALVYTDRERPVMYAANAAAWVLPAVVGPTVAGLITEHLGWRWVFLGLVPLALAGLLMLIPVARRLTHTAGAQQRRAGIVVALAAAAGVAALTWAAQHPSPAALGYGAAGLLALAVAVRRLVPPGTVTARPGLPTVVASRALLGGAFAGMEAYLPLAMATVHGYNPVLAGLPLTASALTWSAASAVQGRHPDWSREKLLRAGFGMVAVAVLLFGFVAQPWFPGWLAFVACLVGGAGMGIAYPSISLLLLRFSPEHERGFNTSAMQLGDWVTSALTVGFGGVLLGLLASAAEPAPALGVLALTLAALAVVGVVITRRWPTRE is encoded by the coding sequence ATGATCGTCGAAGCCCGGGCTCGGGGCGTGTTGTGGACGGCCGAGCACCGGACGACCACCGTGGCCAGCCTGCTCGTCGTCACCCTGATCGCGTTCGAGAGCATGGGCGTCGCCACCGCGATGCCCACCATGGTCGCCGACCTGGCGGGGCAGCGCCTCTACTCCTGGCCGTTCACCGCGTTCCTGGTGGCCAGCGTCGTCGCGACCGTGTTGTCCGGGCGGGTCTGCGACCGCCGCGGGCCCGCCGTCCCGATGGTCGCCGGGCCCGCACTGTTCCTCGCCGGCCTGGTCGTCGCCGGAACCGCCACGGACATGGGCTTCCTGCTCGCCGGCCGAGTCCTCCAGGGGCTCGGCTCGGGCACCGTGCTGGTCGCCGTCTCGCTGCTGATCGCGCTCGTCTACACCGACCGGGAACGACCGGTCATGTATGCGGCCAACGCGGCGGCCTGGGTGCTGCCGGCCGTCGTCGGGCCGACCGTCGCCGGCCTCATCACCGAGCACCTCGGCTGGCGCTGGGTGTTCCTCGGTCTCGTGCCGCTGGCGCTGGCCGGCCTGCTGATGCTCATCCCGGTCGCGCGACGGCTCACCCACACCGCGGGCGCCCAGCAACGTCGCGCCGGGATCGTGGTGGCCCTCGCCGCCGCGGCCGGGGTCGCCGCGTTGACCTGGGCCGCCCAGCACCCCAGCCCGGCCGCGCTCGGCTACGGCGCGGCCGGTCTCCTCGCGCTCGCCGTCGCCGTCCGCCGCCTCGTGCCGCCGGGGACGGTCACCGCGCGGCCCGGCCTGCCGACGGTCGTCGCCTCCCGCGCGCTGCTCGGCGGCGCCTTCGCCGGGATGGAGGCCTACCTCCCGCTGGCCATGGCCACCGTCCACGGCTACAACCCGGTGCTGGCCGGGCTCCCGCTGACCGCCTCCGCGCTCACCTGGTCCGCGGCCTCCGCCGTGCAGGGCCGACACCCGGACTGGTCCCGCGAGAAGCTGCTGCGCGCCGGGTTCGGGATGGTCGCCGTGGCCGTGCTGCTGTTCGGGTTCGTCGCGCAGCCGTGGTTCCCCGGCTGGCTCGCGTTCGTCGCGTGCCTGGTCGGCGGGGCGGGCATGGGCATCGCCTACCCGTCGATCTCCCTGCTGTTGCTGCGGTTCTCACCCGAGCACGAGCGCGGGTTCAACACCTCGGCCATGCAGCTGGGCGACTGGGTCACCTCGGCGCTCACCGTCGGCTTCGGCGGGGTCCTGCTCGGCCTGCTCGCCTCGGCGGCCGAACCCGCCCCGGCCCTGGGTGTGCTCGCGCTCACGCTCGCCGCGCTCGCCGTGGTGGGCGTCGTCATCACCCGGCGGTGGCCCACACGCGAGTGA
- a CDS encoding lysophospholipid acyltransferase family protein → MSHPWMPASPCGDGCLTPGAPSVGGVRRALRFTAAVGVVLLAFGALPAMFVPRCRDSVVRLVFRGVLRAFGVRLVVRGEPLDGGGRGALVVNNHISWLDIVAVNAVRPMRALAKREIAGWPVLGTLVARGGSIFLDRERLSTLPSTIDELAAALRAGSLVNVTPEGTTWCGLASGRFRPATFQAAIDAGVPVRPLALRYRMADGRETTQPAFIGPESLVDSLKRVAALRGLVLEVTVCGEIAPGRAGDRRELAALAEASVQAALGNVALPSQRAVGARRYARV, encoded by the coding sequence ATGAGCCACCCCTGGATGCCCGCTTCGCCGTGCGGCGACGGGTGCCTGACGCCGGGCGCGCCGTCGGTCGGCGGGGTGCGGCGGGCGCTGCGGTTCACCGCCGCTGTCGGCGTGGTGCTGCTGGCTTTCGGCGCCCTGCCGGCGATGTTCGTGCCGCGGTGCCGGGATTCGGTGGTGCGCCTGGTGTTCCGCGGTGTGCTGCGGGCGTTCGGGGTGCGGCTGGTGGTCCGGGGCGAGCCGCTGGACGGCGGCGGCCGCGGAGCGCTGGTGGTGAACAACCACATCTCGTGGCTGGACATCGTGGCGGTCAACGCGGTGCGCCCGATGCGCGCGCTGGCGAAGCGGGAGATCGCGGGCTGGCCGGTGCTGGGCACGCTCGTCGCGCGCGGCGGCAGCATCTTCCTGGACCGCGAACGGCTGTCGACGCTGCCGTCCACGATCGACGAACTCGCCGCCGCCCTGCGGGCCGGTTCCCTGGTGAACGTCACGCCCGAAGGCACGACCTGGTGCGGGCTGGCGTCCGGCCGGTTCCGCCCGGCGACCTTCCAGGCCGCGATCGACGCCGGCGTCCCGGTGCGGCCGCTGGCGCTGCGCTACCGGATGGCCGACGGCCGCGAGACGACGCAGCCCGCGTTCATCGGGCCGGAGTCGCTCGTCGACTCGCTGAAACGGGTCGCGGCGTTGCGCGGGCTCGTGCTCGAGGTGACCGTGTGCGGGGAGATCGCCCCGGGGCGTGCGGGGGATCGGCGGGAGCTGGCTGCGCTGGCGGAGGCTTCGGTGCAGGCTGCTTTGGGGAATGTGGCCTTGCCTTCGCAGCGGGCGGTTGGGGCGAGGCGCTACGCGCGTGTCTGA
- a CDS encoding GNAT family N-acetyltransferase codes for MTRSQLLVSTDSQDGQLPDGAARYSLLVAYDNDEVVAAQRLRYQVFAEEMGATLHSAPGVDADRFDEFCDHLVVRDDNTGEIVGTYRMLPPGRAERAGGLYSETEFDLSNLAGLRGSLVETGRSCVHPDHRTGAVVSLVWAGIGRYMLLSGHRFLGGCASVPLTDGGSYAAGVWDLLRAKHYAPESQRVRPLNPWQDADIARPARALLPPLIKGYTRLGAKVCGPPAHDPDFAVADFFTLLDLQQMDERYLKFFLGNQA; via the coding sequence ATGACGCGGTCCCAGTTGCTCGTCAGCACCGACAGCCAGGACGGCCAGCTGCCCGATGGCGCTGCCCGCTACTCCCTCCTCGTCGCCTACGACAACGACGAAGTGGTTGCCGCCCAACGGCTCCGCTACCAGGTCTTCGCCGAGGAGATGGGGGCCACCCTGCACTCCGCGCCCGGCGTGGACGCCGACCGGTTCGACGAGTTCTGCGACCACCTCGTGGTGCGCGACGACAACACCGGCGAGATCGTCGGCACCTACCGGATGCTCCCGCCGGGACGCGCCGAGCGGGCCGGCGGCCTGTACTCGGAAACCGAGTTCGACCTGTCGAACCTTGCCGGACTGCGTGGCTCCCTGGTCGAGACCGGCCGCTCCTGCGTGCACCCCGACCACCGCACCGGCGCCGTGGTGAGCCTGGTGTGGGCCGGGATCGGGCGGTACATGCTGCTCTCCGGCCACCGCTTCCTCGGCGGTTGCGCTTCGGTCCCGCTCACCGACGGCGGTTCGTACGCCGCGGGCGTGTGGGACCTCCTCCGCGCCAAGCACTACGCGCCCGAGTCGCAGCGCGTGAGGCCGCTGAACCCGTGGCAGGACGCGGACATCGCCCGCCCGGCTCGCGCGTTGCTGCCGCCGCTGATCAAGGGCTACACCCGCCTCGGCGCGAAGGTGTGCGGCCCGCCCGCGCACGACCCGGACTTCGCCGTCGCCGACTTCTTCACCCTGCTCGACCTGCAGCAGATGGACGAGCGCTACCTCAAGTTCTTCCTCGGGAACCAGGCATGA
- a CDS encoding mechanosensitive ion channel family protein has translation MSGSWLRIVVALGVAAVVFGLFLAVEYVLRRVLRRLGQRATVLGELAEHIHAPLRWFGAMVVLRITVLVALPTGSWRNATSHVLTLALIGTGAWLLAGVLTAVEQTMLGRWRVDVADNRHARRMQTQIRLVRRVIVAAIAVIALGAMLMTFPGLRTAGTSLLASAGVIGAIAALAAQSLLGNVFAGLQIAFSDAIRLDDVVIVENEWGRVEDITLTYLVVHLWDDRRLVIPTAQFMSQPFENWTRRDAALLGTVELDVDWTMPVDEMRDELRRILESTDLWDGRVSVLQVTDATHTLVRVRALVSAVDAGTLWDLRCLVREQLVQWVRGKHPYAVPRLRAEQVPSTPARRVEDSAPDHDARVFGDSVDGLVREHAFNGPGKA, from the coding sequence ATGTCCGGCAGCTGGTTGCGGATCGTGGTGGCGCTCGGCGTGGCGGCGGTGGTGTTCGGCCTGTTCCTGGCCGTGGAGTACGTGCTGCGGCGGGTCCTGCGACGGCTCGGTCAGCGCGCGACCGTGCTCGGCGAGCTCGCCGAGCACATCCACGCGCCGCTGCGGTGGTTCGGCGCGATGGTGGTCCTGCGCATCACCGTGCTCGTCGCGTTGCCCACCGGGTCCTGGCGCAACGCCACCTCGCACGTGCTGACGCTGGCATTGATCGGCACCGGCGCGTGGCTGCTGGCCGGCGTGCTGACCGCGGTCGAGCAGACGATGCTCGGCCGGTGGCGCGTCGACGTCGCCGACAACCGGCACGCGCGGCGCATGCAGACGCAGATCCGGCTGGTGCGGCGGGTGATCGTCGCCGCGATCGCGGTGATCGCGCTCGGCGCGATGCTGATGACGTTCCCCGGCCTGCGCACGGCGGGCACCAGCCTGCTGGCCTCCGCCGGGGTCATCGGCGCGATCGCCGCGCTGGCCGCGCAGTCACTGCTGGGCAACGTGTTCGCCGGACTGCAGATCGCGTTCAGCGACGCCATCCGGCTGGACGACGTCGTGATCGTGGAGAACGAGTGGGGCCGCGTCGAGGACATCACGCTGACCTACCTGGTGGTGCACCTGTGGGACGACCGGCGGCTGGTCATCCCGACCGCGCAGTTCATGTCGCAGCCCTTCGAGAACTGGACCCGCCGTGACGCCGCGCTGCTCGGGACGGTGGAGCTGGACGTCGACTGGACGATGCCGGTCGACGAGATGCGCGACGAGCTGCGACGGATCCTGGAGTCGACCGACCTGTGGGACGGCCGGGTGAGCGTGCTGCAGGTGACCGACGCGACGCACACCCTGGTGCGCGTGCGGGCGCTGGTGAGCGCGGTGGACGCCGGCACGCTGTGGGACCTGCGCTGCCTGGTCCGGGAGCAGCTGGTGCAGTGGGTCCGCGGTAAGCACCCCTACGCCGTGCCGCGACTGCGCGCCGAGCAGGTGCCGAGCACTCCCGCGAGGCGTGTGGAGGACAGCGCGCCCGACCACGACGCCCGCGTCTTCGGCGACAGCGTGGACGGCCTGGTGCGGGAGCACGCGTTCAACGGCCCGGGGAAGGCTTGA
- a CDS encoding class I SAM-dependent methyltransferase → MDAWTAGGAYETYMGRWSALVAEQFLRRLAVPGGKRWLDVGCGTGVLTDAIQKRRPRLVVGIDPSAGFLSAARARRAGVFVRGDARALPVRDNSFDAVVSGLALNFVPGPAAAIAEFERAAAPGATVAAYVWDYADGMGMLRTFWDAAVELNPAAAELDEGRRFPLCHPEVLARLWAGLHEVTVAAVDVDTTFADFDDYWTPFLSGQGPAPGYVATLDDQRRDALRDLLRERLTGTGLTARAWMVRGVKPSPGR, encoded by the coding sequence GTGGACGCCTGGACCGCCGGCGGCGCGTACGAGACGTACATGGGCCGCTGGAGCGCGCTCGTGGCGGAGCAGTTCCTGCGCCGCCTCGCCGTGCCGGGCGGGAAGCGGTGGCTGGACGTCGGCTGCGGGACCGGGGTGCTTACCGATGCCATCCAGAAGAGGCGGCCGCGGCTCGTGGTCGGGATCGATCCGTCGGCGGGGTTCCTGTCCGCCGCGCGAGCGCGTCGCGCGGGTGTGTTCGTCCGGGGTGACGCACGGGCGCTTCCGGTGCGGGACAACAGTTTCGACGCGGTCGTCAGCGGGCTCGCGCTCAACTTCGTGCCCGGCCCCGCGGCCGCGATCGCCGAATTCGAGCGGGCCGCGGCGCCCGGCGCCACCGTCGCCGCCTACGTCTGGGACTACGCGGACGGCATGGGGATGCTGCGGACCTTCTGGGACGCGGCCGTCGAGCTGAACCCGGCCGCCGCCGAGCTCGACGAGGGTCGCCGCTTCCCGTTGTGCCATCCGGAGGTCCTTGCGCGGCTGTGGGCCGGCCTGCACGAGGTGACCGTCGCCGCCGTCGACGTGGACACCACGTTCGCGGACTTCGACGACTACTGGACCCCGTTCCTGAGCGGCCAGGGACCGGCCCCTGGCTACGTGGCCACGCTGGACGACCAGCGGCGCGACGCCCTCCGCGATCTGCTCCGCGAACGCCTGACCGGCACCGGACTCACCGCGCGCGCCTGGATGGTGCGTGGCGTCAAGCCTTCCCCGGGCCGTTGA
- a CDS encoding electron transfer flavoprotein subunit alpha/FixB family protein yields MAEVLVLVDHLNGELKKTTFEALTAARELGEPSAVVVGAPGTAGKFKEQLGAYGAQKVYVAESEDAANYLVTPKVDALAKLVEQASPAAVIVTASAEGKEVSGRLAIRVGGGLIYDAVGVNSDGTVEQSIFGGAYSVKSKAQGLPIISVRPGAVEASQAEGAAAEEAVELPAVDAAKSAKITGVEPVVGGDRPELTEATIVVSGGRGVGSAEKFEVVEKLADSLGAAVGASRAAVDSGYYPAQFQVGQTGKTVSPQLYVALGISGAIQHRAGMQTSKTIVAVNKDPEAPIFEIADFGVVGDLFNVAPQLTEEVTKRKG; encoded by the coding sequence ATGGCTGAAGTTCTGGTTCTCGTCGACCACCTCAACGGCGAGCTGAAGAAGACCACGTTCGAAGCGCTGACCGCCGCCCGCGAGCTGGGCGAGCCGTCGGCCGTCGTCGTCGGCGCCCCGGGCACCGCGGGCAAGTTCAAGGAGCAGCTGGGCGCCTACGGCGCGCAGAAGGTGTACGTGGCCGAGTCCGAGGACGCCGCGAACTACCTGGTGACCCCGAAGGTCGACGCGCTGGCCAAGCTGGTCGAGCAGGCCTCCCCGGCGGCGGTGATCGTCACCGCGTCCGCCGAGGGCAAGGAGGTATCGGGCCGTCTGGCGATCCGCGTCGGCGGCGGCCTGATCTACGACGCCGTGGGTGTCAACTCCGACGGCACCGTGGAGCAGTCCATCTTCGGTGGCGCGTACTCGGTGAAGTCCAAGGCCCAGGGCCTGCCGATCATCTCGGTGCGCCCCGGTGCGGTCGAGGCTTCGCAGGCCGAGGGCGCGGCGGCCGAGGAGGCCGTCGAGCTGCCCGCGGTGGACGCCGCCAAGTCCGCGAAGATCACCGGCGTCGAGCCGGTCGTCGGCGGTGACCGCCCCGAGCTGACCGAGGCCACGATCGTGGTGTCCGGTGGCCGCGGTGTCGGTTCGGCCGAGAAGTTCGAGGTCGTGGAGAAGCTGGCCGACTCGCTCGGCGCGGCCGTCGGCGCGTCGCGTGCCGCGGTCGACTCCGGCTACTACCCGGCGCAGTTCCAGGTCGGGCAGACCGGCAAGACCGTGTCGCCGCAGCTGTACGTCGCGCTCGGCATTTCCGGTGCGATCCAGCACCGGGCCGGCATGCAGACCTCGAAGACCATCGTCGCGGTCAACAAGGACCCGGAGGCGCCGATCTTCGAGATCGCCGACTTCGGTGTGGTCGGCGACCTGTTCAACGTCGCGCCGCAGCTGACCGAAGAGGTCACCAAGCGCAAGGGCTGA
- a CDS encoding electron transfer flavoprotein subunit beta/FixA family protein — MTNIVVLVKQVPDTYSERKLSDGDHTLDRESADAVLDEINEKAVEEALKIKEAGEGEVTVISVGPDRATDAIRKALSMGADKAIHVSDEALHGSDAVATAKVLAAAVGKVEGFDLVIAGNEASDGRAGAVPAMLAELLGLPQLTQVRSLTVEGTTVKADRETDDGLTHLEASLPALVSVTEKINEPRYPSFKGIMAAKKKPVETLTIADLGVDAGAVGLGSALSTVVEAAPKPPRTAGERVEDEGDGGSKIAEYLVGQKII, encoded by the coding sequence ATGACGAACATTGTTGTCCTGGTCAAGCAGGTGCCGGACACCTATTCGGAGCGCAAGCTCTCCGACGGTGACCACACGCTCGACCGCGAGTCCGCCGACGCCGTTCTCGACGAGATCAACGAGAAGGCGGTCGAAGAAGCGCTGAAGATCAAGGAAGCCGGCGAGGGCGAGGTCACCGTGATCTCGGTGGGCCCGGACCGCGCGACCGACGCCATCCGCAAGGCCCTCTCGATGGGCGCCGACAAGGCCATCCACGTCTCGGACGAGGCCCTGCACGGCTCCGACGCCGTGGCCACCGCCAAGGTGCTCGCCGCCGCCGTCGGCAAGGTCGAGGGCTTCGACCTGGTCATCGCGGGCAACGAGGCCTCGGACGGCCGCGCCGGCGCCGTTCCCGCGATGCTGGCCGAGCTGCTCGGGCTGCCGCAGCTGACCCAGGTCCGGTCGCTGACCGTCGAGGGCACCACCGTCAAGGCCGACCGGGAGACCGACGACGGCCTGACCCACCTCGAGGCGAGCCTGCCCGCGCTGGTGAGCGTCACCGAGAAGATCAACGAGCCGCGTTACCCGTCCTTCAAGGGCATCATGGCCGCGAAGAAGAAGCCGGTGGAGACCCTCACGATCGCCGACCTCGGCGTCGACGCGGGCGCCGTCGGCCTCGGCAGCGCGCTGTCCACTGTGGTCGAAGCGGCCCCGAAGCCCCCGCGCACCGCGGGTGAGCGCGTCGAGGACGAGGGTGACGGCGGCAGCAAGATCGCCGAGTACCTGGTCGGCCAGAAGATCATCTGA
- a CDS encoding DegV family protein codes for MPNHVAVVTDSTASLPEQLRRQWDITVIQLQLQVGDQVDEENRFDRGELTEALKSGQRVSTNPPDPGAFFWAYQDAAAAGASAIVSLHISERMSATLASAREAARQVQIPVYPLDSGTTGMSLGFAVLSAARAAAAGGRVERVIEAAQRRFATSSELLYVDTLEYLRRGGRIGSATALLGTALSIKPLLTVRDGEVAPLTRAAGSRRALAKLVDLAAERAGNLPTDLAISYFRPSERELMLVQQLRDRIPNVTELSIVEASTVIGAHVGPGALSITVSPG; via the coding sequence GTGCCCAACCACGTCGCCGTTGTGACCGACTCGACCGCCTCCCTGCCGGAGCAGCTGCGCAGGCAGTGGGACATCACGGTCATCCAGCTGCAGCTACAGGTGGGCGACCAGGTCGACGAGGAGAACCGGTTCGACCGCGGCGAGCTGACCGAGGCGCTGAAGTCCGGGCAGCGGGTGAGCACGAACCCGCCGGATCCCGGCGCCTTCTTCTGGGCCTACCAGGACGCCGCCGCCGCAGGCGCGAGCGCGATCGTCAGCCTGCACATCTCCGAGCGCATGTCGGCGACGCTGGCGTCCGCGCGCGAGGCGGCACGACAGGTGCAGATCCCGGTGTACCCGCTGGACAGCGGCACGACCGGGATGAGCCTCGGCTTCGCCGTGCTGTCCGCGGCCAGGGCCGCCGCGGCGGGCGGACGAGTCGAGCGCGTGATCGAGGCGGCGCAGCGGCGGTTCGCCACCAGCAGCGAACTGCTCTACGTGGACACGCTGGAGTACCTGCGCCGCGGCGGCCGGATCGGCAGCGCGACCGCGCTGCTCGGCACCGCGCTGTCGATCAAGCCGCTGCTCACCGTGCGTGACGGCGAGGTGGCCCCGCTCACGCGGGCCGCCGGCAGCAGGCGGGCGCTGGCGAAGCTCGTCGACCTGGCCGCGGAACGGGCCGGCAACCTGCCCACCGACCTGGCGATCTCCTACTTCCGTCCCAGCGAGCGCGAGCTGATGCTGGTGCAGCAGCTGCGCGACCGGATCCCGAACGTGACCGAGCTGAGCATCGTCGAGGCCAGCACGGTGATCGGCGCGCACGTCGGCCCCGGTGCGCTGAGCATCACGGTCTCGCCAGGGTAG
- a CDS encoding ATP-binding protein encodes MHTATSVRDDQHIQPDLRRFAAAPFDSRPVATATEADLDVRLFRTTYLPSFVASEALEENSRPVEKDLAWLRLTTPGGVPTALGVLTIGRDPSAHVPGAYVQFVRYQGLDPDAPVADQQELRGNLVETAVRLSALLSGHLRTRLADGEGFREEQLPDYPLEALRETCMNAVMHRNYETSHAPVRISWFDDRIEVTNPGGPYGQVRPDNFDRVHDYRNPNLARAMKALGYVNRFGRGIFRIRSAMAKAGNPVPEFRVDASSWSVVLRKWP; translated from the coding sequence GTGCACACGGCTACGAGCGTCCGGGACGACCAGCACATCCAGCCCGACCTCCGCCGCTTCGCCGCGGCGCCCTTCGACAGCAGACCGGTGGCGACCGCGACCGAGGCCGACCTGGACGTGCGCCTGTTCCGCACCACCTACCTGCCGTCGTTCGTAGCCAGCGAGGCGCTGGAGGAAAATTCCCGTCCGGTCGAGAAGGACCTGGCGTGGCTGCGGCTCACGACGCCGGGCGGGGTGCCGACCGCGCTCGGCGTGCTGACGATCGGGCGCGACCCGAGCGCGCACGTGCCCGGCGCGTACGTCCAGTTCGTCCGCTACCAGGGCCTGGACCCGGACGCGCCGGTCGCCGACCAGCAGGAGCTGCGCGGCAACCTGGTGGAGACCGCGGTTCGGTTGAGCGCGCTGCTCAGCGGCCACCTGCGGACGCGGCTGGCCGACGGCGAGGGCTTCCGCGAGGAGCAGCTGCCGGACTACCCGCTGGAGGCGCTGCGGGAGACGTGCATGAACGCGGTGATGCACCGCAACTACGAGACCTCGCACGCGCCGGTGCGGATCAGCTGGTTCGACGACCGCATCGAGGTGACCAACCCGGGCGGCCCGTACGGGCAGGTCCGGCCGGACAACTTCGACCGCGTGCACGACTACCGCAACCCCAACCTGGCGCGTGCGATGAAGGCGCTGGGGTACGTCAACCGCTTCGGCCGCGGCATCTTCCGGATCCGCTCGGCGATGGCGAAGGCGGGCAACCCGGTGCCCGAGTTCCGCGTCGACGCCTCGTCGTGGTCGGTCGTGCTGCGGAAGTGGCCCTGA
- a CDS encoding class I SAM-dependent methyltransferase, which produces MSTSRAEALHLTGERTVPGIAEENYWFRRHEAAYHALLPWCAGAVVLEAGCGEGYGAGLIASTAKAVLALDYDQPTTEHVARRYPQVWTARGNLVRLPLRDGSVDVVANFQVIEHLWDQGAFLAECLRVLRPGGRLLVTTPNRITFTPDSDTPLNPFHTRELAADELDSLLREAGFAVELMHGLHHGPGVRELDARYGGSIIDAQLEVVMGHLPGQAPWPPELLADVAAIRASDFEIHGERVDESLDLVAVAVRP; this is translated from the coding sequence GTGAGTACGTCGCGCGCCGAAGCACTGCACCTGACCGGGGAACGCACGGTCCCGGGCATCGCCGAGGAGAATTATTGGTTCCGGCGGCACGAGGCGGCTTACCACGCGCTGCTGCCGTGGTGCGCCGGCGCCGTGGTGCTGGAGGCCGGCTGCGGTGAGGGCTACGGCGCCGGGCTGATCGCGTCGACGGCGAAAGCGGTGCTCGCGCTCGACTACGACCAGCCGACCACCGAGCACGTCGCCCGGCGTTATCCCCAGGTGTGGACAGCCCGGGGGAACCTGGTGCGGCTGCCGCTGCGCGACGGGTCCGTCGACGTGGTCGCGAACTTCCAGGTGATCGAGCACCTGTGGGACCAGGGCGCGTTCCTGGCGGAGTGCCTGCGCGTGCTGCGGCCGGGCGGGCGGCTGCTCGTGACGACACCGAACCGGATCACGTTCACCCCGGACAGCGACACGCCCCTGAACCCGTTCCACACCAGGGAACTCGCGGCGGACGAGCTGGATTCGTTGTTGCGCGAGGCGGGTTTCGCGGTCGAGCTGATGCACGGCCTGCACCACGGGCCGGGCGTGCGGGAGCTGGACGCGCGGTACGGCGGGTCGATCATCGACGCGCAGCTGGAGGTCGTGATGGGACACCTGCCGGGGCAGGCGCCGTGGCCACCGGAGCTGCTGGCGGACGTCGCGGCGATCCGCGCGTCGGACTTCGAGATCCACGGCGAGCGCGTGGACGAGAGCCTGGATCTGGTCGCGGTGGCGGTGCGGCCGTGA